Proteins found in one Quercus robur chromosome 2, dhQueRobu3.1, whole genome shotgun sequence genomic segment:
- the LOC126713989 gene encoding S-adenosylmethionine decarboxylase proenzyme-like yields the protein MSSMAVSAIGFEGYEKRLEVSFFEPGIFADPGGMGLRSLSKAQLDEILEPAECTIVASLSNDYVDSYVLSESSLFVYPYKVIIKTCGTTKLLLSIPAILKLADGLALSVKSVRYTRGSFIFPGAQSFPHRCFSEEVAVLDNYFGKLGLDSKAYVMGSPDKAQKWHVYSASAEMATQSGPVYTLEMCMTGLGRKRASVFYKTSETSAALMTDDSGIRKILPQSKICDFEFDPCGYSMNAIEGDAISTIHVTPEDGFSYASFEAVGYDFEDVNLAQMIERVLACFEPTEFSVALHSDLVEMELGTKFPVDLKSYQCGEKSYEVLGLGGGSLSYHRFVRSESCGSPRSILKCCWSEDEKDEEVEMK from the coding sequence ATGTCCTCCATGGCGGTCTCTGCAATTGGATTCGAAGGTTATGAAAAGAGGCTTGAGGTATCATTCTTTGAGCCGGGCATCTTTGCCGACCCCGGGGGCATGGGCCTCCGTTCTCTCTCTAAAGCTCAATTAGATGAGATCCTTGAACCAGCTGAGTGCACCATTGTTGCTTCTCTGTCAAATGATTACGTTGATTCCTATGTCCTCTCTGAATCTAGCCTCTTTGTGTATCCTTACAAAGTTATAATCAAAACTTGCGGGACCACAAAATTGCTTCTTTCCATTCCGGCCATCCTTAAATTGGCTGACGGCCTAGCCCTTTCAGTGAAATCTGTGAGATACACTCGCGGAAGCTTTATTTTTCCTGGGGCTCAGTCATTTCCACATCGTTGCTTCTCCGAAGAAGTAGCTGTCCTAGATAACTATTTCGGTAAGCTTGGTTTGGACAGCAAGGCATATGTGATGGGTAGCCCTGACAAAGCACAGAAATGGCATGTTTACTCTGCTTCTGCCGAAATGGCGACACAGTCAGGCCCTGTTTACACACTAGAGATGTGCATGACCGGTTTGGGTAGAAAGAGGGCATCAGTTTTCTACAAAACTAGCGAAACTTCCGCAGCTCTGATGACTGACGATTCTGGTATTAGGAAGATTCTTCCTCAATCCAAGATATGTGACTTTGAGTTTGACCCTTGTGGGTACTCCATGAATGCTATTGAAGGTGACGCAATTTCTACCATCCACGTTACCCCAGAAGATGGTTTCAGCTATGCAAGCTTTGAAGCAGTTGGGTATGATTTTGAAGATGTGAATTTGGCCCAGATGATTGAGAGGGTTTTGGCTTGCTTTGAACCTACTGAGTTCTCTGTAGCTCTGCATTCTGACCTTGTTGAAATGGAACTCGGAACCAAGTTCCCAGTAGACTTGAAGAGCTACCAATGTGGAGAAAAGAGCTATGAAGTGCTTGGATTGGGTGGTGGATCTCTATCCTACCACAGGTTTGTCAGGTCTGAAAGCTGTGGATCTCCTAGATCAATCCTGAAATGCTGCTGGAGCGAGGACGAGAAGGATGAGGAAGTTGAAATGAAATAG